The proteins below come from a single Chitinophaga pinensis DSM 2588 genomic window:
- a CDS encoding SusC/RagA family TonB-linked outer membrane protein: MKYSGILSGMPMRSSRLIYYLPDLLFKLMRTVIMIMMVLCTTTLLLMARPSSGQDLNTVMLQLNAKEGKLDKVLKRIETQAPFFFIVDGALASSIPTPAIEGTKRSLKDMLDILLPDELFYVQDGNYIIIKRRPMSAAMQAVAEGITPPAGVAKVITGIVTDEKGQPLPGVSIVVKASRAGTMTNDKGVFSLEARGDADTLLISYIGYRTQEVAVKGRSQLNIQLALSENSLADVVVIGYGSLRKGDLTSAVATVKSESFVKGNVLDAGQLLQGKVAGLSIGTPSGDPTSGSQILLRGNTTLLGANANPLVLIDGIPGDLKTVAPEDIESVDVLKDGSAAAIYGTRGTNGVIIITTRRASGTFNNSVDYSGYVSTQTIARKPDMLTADDYRKQIAEGLRDASWNQGGNTDWLKEISQTPLTHVHNLTFRGGNSKTNYLANVNYRSLEGIMKKSDNRTFTGRIDINHSMLDDKLRINLGMLNANNKYTTTGDGFSFNGYTYRQAMIRNPTSPVRDSAGNWYEQTGLFNYENPLSRLYESDGRNTSQNSRLNGSLTLLPVEGLKLSALFSYTRYNEDRGYSETKRHISTLRDGRNGYASVGSTQSIDRLMELTAQYNKNVGRHKFTVLGGYSYQENEFNTHWAQNWDFPTDRFTYNNIGIGQALKEGLAPEYSEKRETNLIGFFGRATYSFDDRYLLMASLRHEAASQLYGTKQPWGNFPAISAGWRISNEAFMKRQSLFDDLKLRVGYGVTGTQPTDLFLGVAILSYGAYVYSNGVWIQTLGPSQNPNADLRWEEKHETNAGVDFSMLQGRISGSVDYYIRRINGLLYDYQVPSPPNLFSSTRANVGKMENKGLEVIVNFIPVKTKDFEWSSSVNFSTNTNKLLSLSNNVYKATNNYFTTGGTGEPIQTFTHIVNIGDKIGDFYGFKVADISQDGKWIYEGRDGKPVNYDDYQHAFEDKRVLGNGLPKYYGGWNNSFRYKQFDLNITMRGAFDYQILNFQRMYYENTGLQQYNRLKSAYDKVLGKAVLSKDMPLEFNSYYVEDGDFWKVDNITLGYNIRNLKSKYLHAARLYVSTLNTFVITGYKGIDPEVNRLGLAPGVDDRDKYPSVRTFTVGVNISF, from the coding sequence ATGAAATACTCCGGTATTTTGTCAGGGATGCCTATGCGCTCATCCCGGCTGATATATTATTTACCTGATCTCTTATTTAAGCTGATGCGTACTGTGATCATGATAATGATGGTGCTGTGCACGACAACATTACTACTGATGGCCCGTCCCTCCAGTGGACAGGACCTCAATACCGTCATGTTGCAGCTCAACGCCAAAGAAGGCAAACTGGATAAAGTACTGAAGCGTATCGAAACGCAGGCGCCCTTCTTTTTTATTGTGGATGGCGCTCTCGCCAGCAGCATTCCTACTCCGGCCATCGAGGGAACGAAACGTTCGTTAAAAGATATGCTGGATATACTGCTGCCCGATGAATTGTTCTATGTACAGGATGGTAATTATATTATCATCAAAAGAAGACCTATGTCTGCCGCTATGCAGGCGGTAGCCGAAGGTATTACCCCTCCTGCGGGAGTTGCAAAAGTCATTACCGGGATAGTGACCGATGAAAAAGGGCAGCCGCTTCCTGGTGTAAGTATCGTTGTAAAGGCATCCCGTGCTGGTACCATGACAAACGATAAAGGTGTCTTTTCACTGGAAGCCAGGGGCGATGCAGATACATTGCTGATCAGCTATATCGGCTATCGTACACAGGAAGTAGCTGTAAAAGGTCGTAGTCAGCTGAATATCCAGCTGGCTTTAAGTGAAAACTCACTCGCTGATGTTGTAGTGATCGGGTATGGTAGTCTGCGGAAAGGCGACCTGACCAGTGCTGTTGCTACCGTAAAATCAGAGAGCTTCGTTAAAGGCAATGTATTGGATGCCGGTCAGCTCTTACAAGGTAAAGTAGCCGGTTTGTCCATCGGTACGCCCAGTGGCGATCCAACCAGCGGTTCACAAATCCTGTTGCGTGGTAATACGACATTGCTGGGTGCGAATGCCAATCCGCTGGTATTGATAGATGGTATCCCCGGCGATCTCAAGACCGTTGCGCCGGAAGATATAGAATCAGTAGACGTACTGAAAGATGGTTCAGCGGCCGCTATTTATGGTACCCGTGGTACAAACGGCGTGATCATCATTACCACCCGAAGGGCCAGTGGTACATTCAATAACTCCGTGGATTACAGTGGATATGTCAGCACACAGACGATTGCCCGCAAACCTGATATGCTGACTGCGGATGACTATCGCAAGCAGATTGCCGAAGGGCTGAGAGACGCTTCCTGGAATCAGGGGGGCAATACTGACTGGTTAAAAGAAATATCACAGACACCGCTGACACATGTGCATAACCTGACTTTCAGAGGGGGGAATAGTAAAACCAACTACCTCGCCAATGTGAACTACCGTTCCCTGGAAGGTATTATGAAGAAATCGGACAACCGTACCTTTACAGGTCGTATCGATATCAATCACAGTATGCTGGATGATAAACTCCGTATCAATCTCGGTATGCTGAACGCCAATAACAAGTATACGACTACCGGTGATGGTTTCAGTTTCAATGGTTATACCTACAGACAGGCAATGATCCGGAACCCCACTTCACCGGTACGTGATTCCGCCGGAAACTGGTATGAGCAGACAGGGCTCTTCAACTATGAAAACCCTTTGTCAAGATTGTATGAGAGCGATGGGCGTAATACATCCCAGAATTCGCGCTTAAATGGTTCGCTGACACTCTTGCCTGTCGAAGGACTGAAACTGTCTGCATTGTTCTCTTATACACGTTACAATGAAGACAGAGGGTATTCAGAGACCAAGCGTCATATCTCCACCCTGAGAGACGGCCGGAATGGATATGCTTCTGTAGGAAGTACGCAATCTATTGACCGGCTCATGGAACTGACAGCACAGTACAACAAGAATGTCGGACGACATAAATTTACCGTACTGGGTGGTTACAGTTACCAGGAAAATGAATTTAATACACATTGGGCACAGAACTGGGATTTCCCGACGGACCGCTTTACCTATAACAACATCGGTATCGGACAGGCACTGAAAGAAGGACTTGCGCCGGAATACAGCGAAAAGAGAGAAACAAACCTGATTGGTTTCTTCGGAAGAGCGACTTATAGTTTTGATGACCGCTATCTGTTAATGGCCAGTTTGAGGCATGAAGCCGCCAGTCAGTTGTACGGAACGAAACAACCATGGGGTAACTTCCCGGCGATATCCGCAGGATGGCGCATCAGCAATGAAGCATTCATGAAAAGACAAAGTCTGTTTGATGACCTGAAACTCCGCGTAGGATACGGTGTTACGGGTACACAACCGACTGACTTATTCCTGGGTGTGGCCATTTTGAGCTATGGTGCTTATGTATACTCCAATGGCGTATGGATACAGACACTCGGCCCTTCACAGAACCCTAATGCAGATCTGCGTTGGGAAGAAAAACACGAAACGAATGCCGGTGTTGACTTCTCCATGTTACAGGGCAGGATCAGTGGTAGCGTAGATTACTACATCCGCCGTATCAATGGACTGTTGTATGATTATCAGGTGCCTAGTCCGCCGAACCTCTTTTCTTCTACCCGTGCAAACGTAGGTAAGATGGAAAACAAAGGTCTGGAAGTGATTGTGAACTTTATCCCTGTCAAAACAAAAGATTTTGAATGGAGCAGCAGTGTAAACTTCTCTACCAATACCAATAAACTGCTTAGTCTTTCCAATAATGTTTATAAGGCGACCAACAACTATTTCACCACAGGTGGTACCGGTGAGCCGATCCAGACATTCACACATATTGTGAATATCGGAGACAAGATCGGTGACTTCTACGGATTCAAAGTAGCAGATATTTCTCAGGATGGTAAATGGATCTATGAAGGTCGTGACGGTAAACCTGTCAATTATGATGATTACCAACATGCCTTTGAAGACAAACGTGTATTGGGAAATGGTTTGCCAAAATATTACGGTGGATGGAATAACAGCTTCCGCTACAAACAGTTTGATCTGAATATCACCATGCGTGGTGCATTCGATTATCAGATACTGAACTTTCAGCGGATGTATTATGAGAATACCGGTCTGCAACAATACAACCGCCTGAAATCAGCTTATGACAAAGTGCTGGGTAAGGCAGTACTAAGCAAGGATATGCCGCTGGAGTTTAATAGCTACTATGTGGAAGATGGTGATTTCTGGAAGGTGGATAATATCACACTGGGCTATAATATCCGTAACCTGAAATCAAAATATCTGCATGCTGCAAGATTGTATGTATCCACGCTTAACACTTTTGTGATTACAGGTTATAAAGGAATAGACCCTGAAGTTA
- a CDS encoding FecR family protein produces the protein MSDEYIRSLARKWLAGTATEEETAALMQWYGKEEEKKQKSVWWIGIAATVLLTAGVWWMMKKPEGRKMAVYVPREQQNRVVLPDSSVVWLNADSKLQYREDTLSREVTLTGEGFFDVSKRTKPFVVKAGRCITTVLGTSFNIKAYNNEAVAITVASGKIQVQDEKKHISILTANKQITLEKTTVERTVNATVAHAWIHGRFEIDNETFETVANNLSRKYGVTFHFENDALRQCTFIASFDEHATLERILGLLCKINNSTFRISEDQQEVYISGQGCSL, from the coding sequence ATGTCTGACGAATACATTCGTTCTCTTGCACGTAAGTGGCTGGCCGGTACTGCAACTGAAGAAGAAACCGCAGCCCTGATGCAATGGTATGGGAAAGAGGAGGAAAAGAAGCAAAAATCTGTCTGGTGGATAGGTATAGCCGCCACAGTACTGTTGACAGCCGGCGTCTGGTGGATGATGAAAAAACCGGAAGGGCGGAAGATGGCAGTATATGTGCCACGTGAACAACAGAACAGGGTCGTATTACCTGACAGCTCTGTAGTATGGCTGAATGCGGACAGTAAACTACAGTACCGGGAAGATACACTTTCGCGGGAGGTAACACTGACCGGGGAAGGATTCTTCGATGTCAGCAAAAGGACCAAACCATTTGTGGTAAAAGCCGGCAGATGTATTACCACCGTACTGGGTACCTCTTTTAATATCAAAGCATATAACAATGAAGCAGTCGCCATTACGGTAGCTTCCGGAAAGATCCAGGTACAGGATGAAAAAAAACATATCAGCATATTAACAGCCAACAAGCAGATCACGCTGGAAAAGACGACAGTTGAACGAACAGTGAACGCTACGGTTGCTCACGCCTGGATCCACGGCAGGTTTGAGATAGATAATGAAACATTTGAAACAGTGGCGAATAACCTGAGTAGAAAATATGGAGTCACCTTTCACTTTGAAAATGACGCCTTACGCCAATGTACTTTTATCGCCAGTTTTGATGAACATGCCACATTGGAAAGAATACTCGGACTATTATGTAAGATCAACAATTCCACATTCCGCATCAGCGAAGATCAGCAGGAAGTGTATATCAGCGGACAAGGTTGCAGTCTATAA
- a CDS encoding sigma-70 family RNA polymerase sigma factor: protein MIRTDSVDAFNEVYNRYWDILYHITLKRLQVKEVAEEIVQDTFIILWEKRHDIEISVLKHYLFAITRYAVFHYLAKQQTIAARMKALSHTPQLAGGNADLENLVSDRLLLQLIETISNELPEKSRQVFRYNKLLDHSLLQAAKTFDISPKTAEGHLTKALKTLRVKLSALYSTVL from the coding sequence ATGATCAGGACTGACTCGGTAGACGCTTTTAACGAAGTGTACAACCGTTATTGGGACATACTGTATCATATTACCTTGAAACGGCTGCAGGTGAAGGAAGTTGCTGAGGAGATCGTGCAGGACACCTTCATCATCCTTTGGGAAAAAAGGCATGATATCGAGATCTCCGTACTGAAACATTACCTTTTTGCCATCACCCGTTACGCCGTATTTCATTATCTCGCAAAGCAACAGACGATTGCTGCCCGTATGAAAGCCCTGTCACATACGCCACAGTTGGCAGGTGGAAATGCAGATCTGGAAAACCTTGTCAGTGACCGTTTATTATTACAGCTGATCGAAACCATCTCAAATGAATTGCCGGAGAAAAGCAGGCAGGTGTTCCGGTATAATAAATTGCTGGATCACTCTTTATTACAGGCAGCAAAAACTTTTGATATATCTCCCAAAACAGCAGAAGGACATCTCACGAAAGCCCTGAAGACGCTACGGGTGAAATTAAGTGCATTGTATAGTACCGTTCTCTGA
- a CDS encoding RsmE family RNA methyltransferase, with product MFYAKDITPQSGHYTMDEPTSKYCIMVLRHEKGNEVLLTDGRGGRYTTTITDDNRKKCIVTVNQYELMPPVASPVRIAISFTKNSSRIEWFLEKAAEIGMQMIIPLVSQRTEKEKFRADRFENILVSAMLQSQQYYLPELTAPASFDTLVQQPPAQQLFIAHCLPEQKTHLWQAMQPGKDSLLLIGPEGDFTPEEIHLALNKGFQPVSLGDNRLRTETAGVVGCTMMNAVNAGS from the coding sequence ATGTTTTACGCAAAAGACATTACTCCGCAGTCAGGACATTACACCATGGACGAGCCTACTTCAAAATACTGTATCATGGTCCTCAGACATGAGAAAGGCAATGAAGTATTATTGACCGACGGACGTGGCGGCCGTTACACCACTACGATCACTGACGATAACCGGAAGAAATGTATAGTCACCGTAAATCAATATGAACTGATGCCGCCTGTAGCATCCCCTGTTCGTATTGCGATCTCCTTTACAAAGAACTCCTCCCGTATAGAATGGTTCCTGGAAAAAGCGGCCGAAATAGGTATGCAAATGATCATCCCCCTGGTTAGCCAGCGTACGGAAAAGGAAAAGTTCCGTGCAGACCGTTTTGAAAATATCCTGGTATCTGCGATGTTACAATCGCAGCAGTATTATCTGCCGGAATTGACAGCACCTGCCTCGTTTGATACATTGGTACAACAACCGCCCGCACAACAATTGTTTATCGCACACTGTCTGCCTGAACAAAAGACACATCTCTGGCAGGCCATGCAGCCAGGTAAGGATAGTTTACTGCTGATTGGTCCGGAAGGTGATTTTACCCCTGAAGAAATACATCTGGCTTTGAATAAAGGATTTCAGCCTGTTTCCCTGGGAGATAACCGCTTGCGTACCGAGACAGCCGGCGTTGTAGGATGTACCATGATGAATGCGGTAAATGCCGGCAGTTAA
- a CDS encoding MATE family efflux transporter yields the protein MWTKYRQYYKDNFQLAYPVVISQLGHTMVAFSDTIVIGHTGDVPLAAVALGSSLFSIFMVIGIGMSYGLTPLIAQENGRKNLSRCGYLLRHSLAINILLGILLSTVIIIGSNHLDLLGQEERVRVLAKPFLQLLGFSFFPLMIFLTFKQFAEGLGFTRQAMNISIIGNVLNIVLGIILVYGLFGAPKMGVVGVGIATLTDRTLMGVAMAWYVLRSPRFKPYLQEFRQRYLSGAALKQLLGIGTPVALQYVFEISAFSGAIVMAGWIGAREQAAHQIAINLASITYMMASGISAAAGIKSGNHFGAEQWRDLRSSAIASYHMVLVMMGTTALIFMLGCRLLPLMYISDPQVVDIAAHLLIIAAFFQLFDGTQVVGLGILRGLGDVRVPTVITLLAYWGLGLPIGYLFGIHLNFGIQGIWWGLLIGLLTASILLFFRFQHKTKAVLAGALVK from the coding sequence ATGTGGACTAAATATCGTCAGTATTATAAAGACAATTTCCAACTGGCCTACCCGGTCGTGATCTCCCAGCTGGGACATACCATGGTGGCTTTCTCTGATACCATCGTCATCGGGCATACCGGTGATGTACCGCTGGCTGCCGTTGCATTGGGCAGCAGCCTCTTTTCTATTTTTATGGTGATAGGCATTGGTATGTCCTATGGTCTTACGCCATTGATCGCACAGGAAAACGGACGGAAAAACCTGTCCCGTTGCGGCTATCTGCTGCGTCATAGTCTGGCAATCAACATCCTGCTGGGTATTTTATTATCCACCGTTATTATCATCGGTAGTAATCACCTGGATCTGCTCGGACAGGAAGAACGGGTACGTGTGCTGGCTAAACCTTTCCTGCAATTACTAGGCTTTTCATTCTTCCCGCTGATGATCTTCCTGACCTTTAAACAGTTTGCCGAAGGACTGGGATTCACCCGGCAAGCCATGAACATCAGTATCATCGGTAACGTATTGAATATCGTACTGGGTATCATCCTGGTATATGGCCTGTTTGGCGCACCTAAAATGGGCGTAGTGGGGGTGGGGATTGCGACCCTGACTGATCGCACATTAATGGGGGTGGCAATGGCCTGGTATGTATTGCGTTCTCCGCGTTTTAAGCCTTATCTGCAGGAATTCAGACAACGTTACCTGTCCGGCGCAGCATTGAAACAATTACTGGGTATCGGTACACCGGTAGCTTTACAATATGTTTTTGAAATCAGCGCATTCAGCGGCGCAATTGTTATGGCAGGCTGGATCGGCGCCCGTGAACAGGCTGCTCATCAGATAGCCATTAACCTGGCATCAATTACCTATATGATGGCAAGCGGGATCTCTGCTGCTGCCGGTATAAAAAGTGGTAATCACTTTGGTGCCGAACAATGGCGGGACTTACGTTCTTCCGCCATTGCCAGTTATCATATGGTGCTTGTGATGATGGGCACTACCGCCCTGATTTTCATGCTGGGATGCCGCCTGCTGCCCCTGATGTATATCAGTGATCCGCAGGTAGTGGATATCGCAGCACACCTGTTGATTATCGCGGCTTTCTTCCAGCTGTTTGACGGAACACAGGTGGTAGGACTGGGTATCTTACGCGGACTGGGAGATGTACGGGTACCGACTGTAATCACCTTACTTGCCTACTGGGGCCTGGGATTGCCTATTGGTTATCTATTCGGTATTCACCTGAATTTTGGGATACAGGGCATCTGGTGGGGACTGCTGATCGGATTGCTGACCGCATCGATCCTGCTGTTCTTCCGCTTCCAGCATAAGACAAAAGCCGTACTGGCGGGCGCATTGGTAAAATGA